From Primulina tabacum isolate GXHZ01 chromosome 2, ASM2559414v2, whole genome shotgun sequence, one genomic window encodes:
- the LOC142525050 gene encoding ATPase GET3C-like — MDFSFMVFAQVRYNYHKRGYDTPSRLCASLLKEKVPVRRLVNQLLPQSASDCKFCAMKTKDQNPVLDMIPKDPELAKLALIRSHLMDLEIRGIPALKFMGDMVRR, encoded by the exons ATGGATTTTAGTTTCATGGTTTTTGCTCAAGTACGCTATAACTATCATAAAAGAG GTTATGACACTCCGTCACGATTGTGTGCATCATTGCTGAAGGAAAAAGTTCCAGTTCGAAGACTTGTCAACCAACTGCTGCCTCAGTCAGCATCTGATTGCAAGTTCTGTGCAATGAAAACCAAG GATCAGAATCCCGTTCTTGATATGATCCCAAAAGATCCTGAGTTAGCAAAGCTGGCACTAATCCGGTCACACCTGATGGATCTAGAAATAAGGGGCATCCCAGCTCTTAAGTTTATGGGCGATATGGTTCGGAGATGA